Genomic DNA from Actinomycetes bacterium:
GCGGGCGCGCTGCTGGTGGCCGCGCCCGTGCGCAGGGCCGTGCTGCTCCTTGCCAGGCACGGTCAGCGGGTGACCGATGTGCTGCCTCCGGCGGCAGCACACAGCCAGCCGGCGAGCTCTCCGGTTCCGTCGGCGACGACGTCGCCCACGACCTCCGCGTCGGCTGCCTCGTCGTCGGGCGCCCCGTCGTCCGTCCCGGTCACCGAGATCCGGTCCCGGTCCACGCTGGTCGGGCTCGGCGACTCCGTCCCCGCCGGGAGCGCGTGCGGCTGTGTCCCGTTCGTTGCGCGGCTCGGGCAGCAGCTGGCGACGGACAGGGGTCAACCGGTGACGGCGATCAACGACGCCACGGGGGGCGAGGACAGCAGCGAGCTGCTCACCGCGCTCACCCAGCCGACCCGCATCGCTCGGGACGTGAGCACCGCCAACATCGTTACCATCACGATCGCGGCCAACGACGTGGCCTACTCCAGCTATGCCAGCGGCAGCTGCGGCGGAGACGACGGGACGGCCTGCTACCGGCCCGAGGTGCAGGCCCTGTCGGCCAACGTGTCGGCGATCCTCCGGCGGATCCAGGCCCTTCGGGGCGGTCGGCCCACCACGGTCCTGGTCACCGGCTACTGGAACGTGTGGCAGGACGGGCGGGTGGCCCGCAGCATGGGGGCGGAGTTCGTCCAGGTCAGCCACCTCGTCACGACCCTGGTCAACCAGGGGCTGCAGCAGGCGGCGACCAGCCACGGAGCCCTCTTCGTGGACCTGGCGAAGCCGTTCACCGCTGCGGGTCCGGACGACACGGGCCTCTTGGCCGCGGACGGCGACCATCCCAACGCGGCCGGCCACCAGCTGATCGCCGACGTCCTCACCCAGGCTGTGCTCGCCGGCACCTGACGTCGCCGGTGGGGAACTTTCCAGGCCCCGGAGGCGCTACCCCTAGGTGCGGACACGGCTGACCCGTCGACAGCTGCTGGCCGGGGT
This window encodes:
- a CDS encoding SGNH/GDSL hydrolase family protein; its protein translation is MRLTGPWRVFAVVAASVLVVAGALLVAAPVRRAVLLLARHGQRVTDVLPPAAAHSQPASSPVPSATTSPTTSASAASSSGAPSSVPVTEIRSRSTLVGLGDSVPAGSACGCVPFVARLGQQLATDRGQPVTAINDATGGEDSSELLTALTQPTRIARDVSTANIVTITIAANDVAYSSYASGSCGGDDGTACYRPEVQALSANVSAILRRIQALRGGRPTTVLVTGYWNVWQDGRVARSMGAEFVQVSHLVTTLVNQGLQQAATSHGALFVDLAKPFTAAGPDDTGLLAADGDHPNAAGHQLIADVLTQAVLAGT